A genomic window from Micromonospora ferruginea includes:
- a CDS encoding terpene synthase family protein, protein MTAAVLRALRSDCPVPPRLSPYADDVQVWLVGRLDRLGLPLDPGTRRRLARAGFARYAGRLYPDASEPDLRVLTALFTWFFLVDDACDGSDRMTPAQIRALRDGTLALLRDGPRARHPGFSGPLRRLLVQAWREPRRRMPARWRLRFADAVADHLDGVSRESAATSAGRPPGVAEYVRLRRATSAAYVSYPLIEFAAGRPLPDAVYHHPALRRHADLGNDLLSWFNDVASLERDLATGGGHNLVLAVAGERGVPLPVAVDLVAEHWRAEMSRFMALRAAVPSFGPALDEAVIAHLDGVAAAVRGTVDWTLESARYPAAATP, encoded by the coding sequence ATGACGGCTGCGGTGCTGCGCGCGCTGCGCTCCGACTGCCCCGTCCCGCCCCGGCTCTCCCCGTACGCCGACGACGTGCAGGTCTGGCTGGTCGGCCGGCTCGACCGGCTCGGCCTGCCACTGGACCCGGGCACCCGCCGCCGGCTGGCCCGGGCCGGCTTCGCCAGGTACGCGGGACGGCTCTACCCGGACGCCTCGGAGCCCGACCTGCGGGTGCTGACCGCGCTGTTCACCTGGTTCTTCCTGGTCGACGACGCCTGCGACGGCAGCGACCGGATGACCCCGGCGCAGATCCGGGCGCTGCGCGACGGCACGCTCGCGCTGCTGCGTGACGGTCCCCGGGCCCGCCATCCCGGCTTCTCCGGCCCGCTGCGCCGGCTGCTGGTGCAGGCGTGGCGGGAGCCGCGTCGCCGGATGCCGGCCCGCTGGCGGCTGCGCTTCGCCGACGCGGTGGCCGACCACCTCGACGGCGTGTCCCGGGAGTCGGCCGCCACCTCGGCCGGCCGACCCCCCGGCGTGGCCGAGTACGTGCGGTTGCGTCGGGCCACCTCGGCGGCGTACGTGTCGTATCCGCTGATCGAGTTCGCCGCCGGCCGGCCGCTGCCCGACGCGGTCTACCACCACCCGGCGCTGCGCCGCCACGCCGACCTCGGCAACGACCTGCTCTCCTGGTTCAACGACGTCGCCTCGCTGGAGCGCGACCTGGCGACCGGTGGCGGGCACAACCTGGTGCTCGCGGTGGCCGGTGAGCGGGGTGTGCCGCTGCCGGTCGCGGTGGACCTGGTGGCCGAGCACTGGCGGGCGGAGATGAGTCGCTTCATGGCGTTGCGCGCGGCGGTGCCGTCGTTCGGCCCGGCGCTGGACGAGGCGGTCATCGCCCACCTCGACGGGGTGGCCGCCGCGGTGCGCGGCACGGTCGACTGGACGCTGGAGAGCGCCCGCTACCCGGCCGCCGCGACGCCCTGA